The Plectropomus leopardus isolate mb chromosome 7, YSFRI_Pleo_2.0, whole genome shotgun sequence genome window below encodes:
- the ccne2 gene encoding G1/S-specific cyclin-E2, whose translation MRSGPRQADADIRIGAGATADAFIHSAPRSGAINTVDTMSRRSGRITLQARDSNTLEPNVRAPLRKRKSEPSKKKLQPAAKKQNYEIQKCWSEDGASPCVLIETPHKELEPADPSSFRQYRFKNLFIKASPIPRLSWASSDDVWIKMLNKELKYVHDKSYLQRHPKLQPKMRAILLDWLLEVCEVYSLHRQTAYLAQDFFDRFMLTQENVNKDYLQLIGITALFIASKIEEIYPPKILDFAYVTDGACDTCDIQRTELHILKALNWNLCPETPISWLKLYAQVEAQTDGENFLVPQFSQETYIQITQLLDLCMLDINSLDYSYSVLAAAAFCHFSTFDVVHEVSGLTWDGVAPCVRWMSPFMDVLRSEPKPQLKNFSKVKADARHNIQTHVAYLDLLRKAQDCRLDSLECQLSPVAMGATLTPPSSTEKPANH comes from the exons ATGCGCAGTGGGCCGCGGCAGGCCGATGCGGATATAAGGATTGGCGCCGGCGCCACAGCtgatgcattcattcattcagcacCGAGGAG cGGAGCCATAAACACAGTCGACACCATGTCCAGACGCAG CGGCCGCATCACTTTGCAAGCCAGAGATTCAAACACACTCGAGCCGAATGTCAGAGCCCCGCTGAGGAAAAGGAAATCAGag cCCTCCAAGAAAAAACTACAACCTGCTGCAAAGAAACAGAACTATGAaatccag aagTGTTGGTCGGAGGACGGAGCGAGTCCGTGCGTCCTCATCGAAACTCCTCACAAAGAGCTGGAGCCTGCAGACCCGTCCAGCTTCAGGCAGTACAGATTCAAGAACCTGTTCATCAAGGCCTCCCCGATCCCCCGCctcag CTGGGCCAGCTCAGACGACGTGTGGATTAAAATGCTCAACAAGGAGCTGAAGTACGTCCACGACAAGAGCTACCTGCAGCGGCACCCCAAACTGCAGCCCAAGATGAGGGCGATCCTGCTGGACTGGCTGCTGGAG gTGTGTGAGGTGTACTCCCTTCACCGGCAGACGGCGTACCTCGCTCAGGACTTCTTCGACCGCTTCATGCTGACTCAGGAGAACGTTAACAAAGACTACCTGCAGCTCATCGGGATCACCGCGCTCTTCATCGCCTCCAAGATAGAG GAAATCTACCCTCCTAAAATCTTAGACTTCGCCTACGTCACAGATGGAGCCTGCGACACGTGTGACATCCAGCGCACAGAGCTGCACATACTGAAG GCGCTGAACTGGAATCTCTGTCCGGAGACGCCCATCTCCTGGCTGAAGCTGTACGCTCAGGTGGAAGCTCAGACGGACGGAGAAAACTTCCTGGTGCCGCAGTTCTCGCAGGAAACGTACATCCAGATCACGCAG CTGTTGGACCTGTGCATGCTGGATATCAACTCGTTGGACTACAGTTACAGCGTTCTCGCTGCGGCTGCGTTCTGCCATTTCTCCACGTTTGACGTCGTTCACGAAGTCTCAG GCCTGACGTGGGACGGCGTGGCGCCTTGTGTCCGGTGGATGAGTCCCTTCATGGACGTTCTGCGGTCTGAACCCAAACCTCAACTCAAGAACTTCTCCAAAGTCAAAGCTGACGCCCGACACAACATCCAGACACACGTGGCTTATCTGGACCTGCTG AGGAAAGCTCAGGACTGCCGGCTCGACAGCCTTGAATGTCAGCTGTCGCCCGTCGCCATGGGAGCGACCCTGACTCCgcccagcagcacagagaaacCAGCCAATCACTGA
- the tp53inp1 gene encoding tumor protein p53-inducible nuclear protein 1 — MAAPLIRCCPVIRCCPFLVFFLYLCTYFLPFFGIFLVKLLFSGFNGLKILQTSEVRVPGLCVSAAEACSAQCGDGLSGSTVGPVEEEEEEDLVMIPSPMGSPPIRYASCTSLNSTADTDVDGGAEEEDEDEEEEEEEGGFLRLDACSLEESWFVTPPPCFTGRGSQPVLLETSPLENLLIEHPSMSVYAHHSPPRLSLDPLPRSLDLQLGLLPAGVPASAGKEKSRRPLDGPRHRTEVAVVQRRSSLHSACYAAALSARAGLLQQRAANATQRTQPLSRNALRRLNLLRPPKASTVHLHQPSQRHLNF; from the exons ATGGCGGCCCCGCTAATCCGCTGCTGCCCGGTGATCCGCTGCTGCCCG tttctggTATTTTTCCTGTACCtttgtacttatttcttgccATTCTTTGGGATATTTCTGGTTAAGTtgcttttctcaggttttaacgGGTTAAAAATCCTTCAGACCTCTGAAGTAAGAGTCCCTGGTCTCTGCGTCTCTGCAGCTGAAGCGTGCTCCGCTCAGTGCGGCGACGGCCTCTCTGGATCCACCGTCGGtcctgtggaggaggaggaggaggaggacctgGTGATGATCCCCTCCCCCATGGGCAGCCCCCCGATCCGCTACGCCTCCTGCACCTCCCTCAACTCCACGGCCGACACCGACGTGGACGGCGgggcggaggaggaggacgaagacgaggaggaggaggaggaggagggcggcTTCCTGCGCCTGGACGCCTGCTCTCTGGAGGAGAGCTGGTTCGTCACCCCCCCGCCCTGCTTCACGGGCCGCGGCAGCCAGCCCGTCCTCCTGGAGACCAGCCCCCTGGAGAACCTGCTGATCGAGCACCCCAGCATGTCCGTCTACGCCCACCACAGCCCCCCCCGGCTGAGCCTCGACCCCCTGCCGCGCTCCCTGGACCTGCAGCTGGGCCTGCTGCCCGCCGGCGTGCCCGCCTCCGCCGGGAAGGAGAAGAGCCGACGCCCCCTGGATGGCCCCCGCCACAG GACGGAGGTGGCGGTCGTCCAGCGTCGCTCCAGCCTCCACTCTGCCTGCTACGCCGCGGCGCTGTCGGCCCGCGCCGGCCTCCTGCAGCAGCGGGCGGCTAACGCCACCCAACGCACCCAACCGCTGTCCCGCAACGCCCTGCGACGCCTCAACCTGCTGCGCCCCCCGAAGGCCAGCACCGTGCACCTGCACCAGCCGAGCCAGAGACACCTCAACTTCTGA
- the LOC121946179 gene encoding glycogen synthase kinase binding protein, whose amino-acid sequence MPCRKEKFLFLEQAVSGGSVDVDALVTKIGEALQLHGNGGGQKTVSVSVSCLHGLTGGGGSAPGGGAGAPAQKRPGCCMRLRKQRGPRGGPYSLPGSTGDRDWDRIKPWNKKRLPVEEDDPHRLLQELLLSGNLIKEAVRRLQFSAADCADFPPPPDNVSC is encoded by the coding sequence ATGCCGTGTCGGAAGGAGAAGTTCCTGTTCCTGGAGCAGGCGGTGAGCGGCGGCTCCGTGGACGTGGACGCGCTGGTCACGAAGATCGGTGAGGCGCTGCAGCTGCACGGGAACGGCGGCGGACAGAAGACAGTGTCCGTGTCCGTGTCCTGCCTGCACGGCCTCACCGGCGGCGGCGGCTCGGCCCCCGGCGGCGGAGCGGGGGCTCCGGCTCAGAAGCGGCCCGGCTGCTGCATGCGGCTTCGGAAGCAGCGGGGGCCCCGGGGCGGCCCCTACAGCCTGCCCGGCTCCACCGGGGACCGGGACTGGGACCGAATCAAACCGTGGAACAAAAAGCGGCTCCCGGTGGAGGAGGACGACCCGCATCGGCTCCTGCAGGAGCTGCTCCTCTCCGGGAACCTGATCAAGGAGGCCGTGAGGCGGCTGCAGTTCTCCGCCGCGGACTGTGCAGACTTCCCCCCGCCGCCGGACAACGTGTCCTGCTGA